The Candidatus Methylomirabilota bacterium genomic interval AAGATCATCCGCTCCATCGCCGTCTACGGCTTTCTGCTCGTGGCCTTCCGCCTCGCGGGCAAGCGCCAGCTCGGCCAGATGACGGCGTTCGACCTGATCGTTCTGCTCATCATCAGCAATGTCCTCCAGAACGCGGCCATCGGCAACGACAACTCCCTGGGCGGCGGGCTCCTGGGCGCCTCCGTGATCATGATCCTCAACCTCCTGATTGCCTGGTTGACCTTTCGTCGCAAGCCGATCGAGCGCATTGTCGAGAACTCCCCGACCATCCTCGTCAAGCATGGCCACGTCTTACGCGCCAACCTCGCCCGGGAGCTCATGAGCATGGCCGAGCTCCGCGCGGCCCTGCGCAAGGAAGGCGTGGCCACCTTCGCCGAGGTCCGCTACGCCATCCTGGAAGAGGACGGTCACGTGACCGTCATCCGGCGGGGGCACGTGCCTGCGTGAGCCTGCTCGCGGGCTGGTTCTCCGCGGGCCCGGGCGTGGGCGACCCGGCCACCCTGCTCGCGCACTGGGGCTATGTCGCGGTCTTCGTGCTGGTCATCCTCGGCAATGCGGGGGTTCCCGTGCCCGAGGAGACCGTCCTCCTCTTGGCGGGCTACCTCGTCTGGCGCGGAGAGCTCCAGCTGCACATCCTGCTCGCCGTCGGTTTCGCGGCCGCCGTCACGGGCGACAATATCGGCTACTGGCTGGGCCGGCGCTTCGGCAAGGGGGCGCTCCAGCGCCACGCCCACTGGATCCTCGGACATCCGGAGCGGCTCGAAACCATGCAGCGCTTTGTCGCTCGACGGGGCGCCACCGCCGTCTTCGTCGCTCGCTTCGTGCCCGGGCTCCGGTTCACGGCGGGGCCGCTCGCGGGCGCGCTCGGGCTGCCCGCCTGGTCCTTCCTGGCTGCCAATGTGCTGGGCGCGGCGCTCTACGTGCCCCTCACGGTGGCGGCGGGGTGGGCGATCGGCTATGGGCTGGGTGATTATGTCGAGCGGCTGCGGCGGGT includes:
- a CDS encoding YetF domain-containing protein, with protein sequence MNILVPDIAVAEKIIRSIAVYGFLLVAFRLAGKRQLGQMTAFDLIVLLIISNVLQNAAIGNDNSLGGGLLGASVIMILNLLIAWLTFRRKPIERIVENSPTILVKHGHVLRANLARELMSMAELRAALRKEGVATFAEVRYAILEEDGHVTVIRRGHVPA
- a CDS encoding DedA family protein, coding for MSLLAGWFSAGPGVGDPATLLAHWGYVAVFVLVILGNAGVPVPEETVLLLAGYLVWRGELQLHILLAVGFAAAVTGDNIGYWLGRRFGKGALQRHAHWILGHPERLETMQRFVARRGATAVFVARFVPGLRFTAGPLAGALGLPAWSFLAANVLGAALYVPLTVAAGWAIGYGLGDYVERLRRVVGNVEHVVLLAAVASAGALIAWRAARWLNRRPKRS